GCGAAAATCGTCAACACTGGCTTCGTAAACTTGACTAAAGTGGCTAGGAATAGTTTTAACAGGCAACAATTCCATCGTCGTGCTGGTTTGTGGCACAAAGGAAGCCAAACCCGTTACTGATGGGATGAAGGGATTTGCCGATTTGCCGTTTGTTGGGGAGAAAGATTCTTCCACTTCGGGAGTGAACATCAACATCGGCGCGAGGTTGATAGTACCATAAGTACCACTTCCAGCTAAAACATCTCGTAAAAAAGTGTCTTCCCAACTGGGGGGATTAGCAATAATTCGTGCATTAGCAGCTCCCAATGCTACATCTGTAAGCATACAAAAAAAGCGCGATCGCATCCCTTGCACAACAAGAAACTTACCAACCCGCATATCTTCCACAGAAATGTCAGGATGCAATCGTACTTCTAAACCTTCAGTTAGAGAACCTTGAATAACCGAACCTAATGGCTGTCCCGAATTCATCTAGTTAATTACATGATTGTTGATGCGATATCTTAATAGTCATTCAATTTTAGATTTTAGATTTTAGATTTTTCCTTCAATCCAAAATCCAAAATCGGCAGAGAGACGCGATTAATCGCGTCTGTACAAGAGTTATGGAGTGTGAGGGAATAACTCAATGTCCCATGCCCAATGCCCTAATCAATCTGAATCGAAGTTGGCGCACCCCCTGCGGCTGAGGTGGTACTGATTAATGGTTTACGGAATTGAGCGTAAATGCGATCGCGCCAGGTAAAGAATGGTTCATAATCTATATTCTCTGAAAAGATTGGCAATCCTTTTCCTCTAATAGAAGCTGGTAAATCCAGATAGGGTCCAGGAGGGAACTTGAGTAATATCGATAAGCCAGCCACTGACAAGTCAGCTAAAGTCGGCTCATCTCCAGTTAAATAAGGACTATCTGCCAATAATAACGTTAGAGCTTCCAAGTCTTGTTTTAAAGATGCGATCGCTGACTGGATCACATCTGGACTATAACCTACCCCAAAACCCAACACTGTCAGTAAGTCAGTAGGTACTCCTCCAACCAGACTTTTAAATATATCTGGTGTTGAGGTGGGTAATAAAGACTTGCGGAAATTTTGATCTTGACTTACAGCTGCAAATAGCGCTTTCCTACCTTTGATACCTATAGATTCATCCGCCCATTCTTCTATCAATAAAGTTAAACCCCGTTTTTTGGGATCTTGGGGTATTATGGGGCGATCGGGATACTCTAAGTCTAAATACTTAGCTATTTCCGTAGAATCCGCAATATATTTATTACGATCCTTTAATACTGGGACTTGTTTCTGACCAGTCAGCCGGAACAGTTCTACTTGTCCAATCCCAGGCGTAACTTCTATTTTGCGGTAATCTAGTCCTTTAAAATCTAGAATTAGGCGCACTTTTTCTGAGTATTGAGATAGTTCCCATTGGTATAATTCCAGCATATCGTATACTTAATAACTGGTCAACTTCTTAAACTTTACAATTGTATCTTTAGTTAAAGTAATTTTTCTTTACATTTAGTTGCTTTTGTTGCTTTTTGTCCGATCTAACTGGAATTA
The Nostoc punctiforme PCC 73102 genome window above contains:
- a CDS encoding glutathione S-transferase family protein → MLELYQWELSQYSEKVRLILDFKGLDYRKIEVTPGIGQVELFRLTGQKQVPVLKDRNKYIADSTEIAKYLDLEYPDRPIIPQDPKKRGLTLLIEEWADESIGIKGRKALFAAVSQDQNFRKSLLPTSTPDIFKSLVGGVPTDLLTVLGFGVGYSPDVIQSAIASLKQDLEALTLLLADSPYLTGDEPTLADLSVAGLSILLKFPPGPYLDLPASIRGKGLPIFSENIDYEPFFTWRDRIYAQFRKPLISTTSAAGGAPTSIQID